From Pseudoalteromonas sp. Scap06:
CTTTATGTATGCCAATGGCACAAACGCTTAATACTCTAGGCACTAAACGCGCTATGATAGTGCACGGCTCTGGTACTGACGAAATTGCCTTACATGGCCCAACACAGGTTGTAGAGCTTAATAATGGTAAAATTACTCAGTACACACTCAGTCCAAGTGATTTTGACCTTGCAAACTATTCACTTGAACAATTAGCCGGTGAAGGCCCACAATACAATGCAAACGCCAGTCTTGCTATTTTACAAGGTAAAGGCACTGAGGCACACAACGCCGCAATTGTTGTTAATGTGGCCGCATTGCTGTACTTAACCGGCCAAGCAGAGTCGTTAAAACAAGGTGCGCAAATAACAAACTCTTTATTACGTTCAGGCAAGGCCATGGACACATTAAATGCAATTATTGAGGTAAGTCATGGCTAATGTATTAGACAAAATTATTGCCGATAAAAAAATAGAACTAATCGAGCGTAAGGCTGCACGGCCACTAGAGAGCTTTAAACACCAAGCCAAACCGACTGAGCGTAGTTTTTACAAAGCACTGGCAGCACCTGGTACGCAGTTTATTTTAGAATGCAAAAAAGCGTCGCCCTCTAAGGGGTTGATTCGTCAGCCTTTTGATTTAACAGAAATCACCCAAGCGTATAAGCAATATGCCACTTGTATGAGTGTGTTAACTGACGAAAAGTACTTTCAAGGCAGTTTTGATTACCTTGAATTTGTGCGCAGCCAAGTAGAACAGCCGCTTATTTGTAAAGACTTTTTTATTGATGAGTACCAAGTTTATATGGCACGTCTTTATGGCGGCGACGCTATTTTACTTATGCTATCTGTGCTTGACGATCAGCAATACAAAACACTGCATGAAGTGGCCGACTCATTAAATATGTCAGTATTAACTGAGGTAAGTAACGAAGAAGAAGTTCACCGTGCGCTGGCACTAAATGCACAAATAATTGGGATTAATAATCGAGATTTGCGTGATTTAAGCACCGACTTAGCCACTACAGAACGACTACGTAAACTTATTCCTGAAAATAAAGTGGTTATTTCTGAGTCAGGTATTTACACCCATCAAGATGTAAAACGCTTAGCCCCTTTATGTAATGGCTTTTTAATTGGCAGCTCATTAATGGCTGAAGCTGATCTAATACAAGCATGTCGTCGCGTTATATTAGGCGAGAACAAAGTGTGTGGCTTAACTCGCAATCAAGATGCTATTGCAGCCTATAGCAATGGCGCTGTGTATGGCGGGTTGATTTTTTACCCTAAATCCCCCCGCTTTGTTGATTTAGATTGTGCTAAAGAAATCAGTCAAAGTGCGCCTTTAAAATTTGTTGGCGTATTTGTTAATGCTGCTATACCTGATGTGGCTGAACACGCTAAACAACTTAAATTATCAGCCGTTCAATTACATGGCCAAGAAGATGAACAATACATTGCGTCATTACGTAGTGAATTACCACGTAATTGCCAAATTTGGAAAGCGCAGGCAATAAAAGATGTTTTACCACAACCCGTAGCAGGCGCAGATCGCCATTTATACGACACCCACAGTGATTCACACGCGGGTGGCACAGGTAAAACATTTGATTGGTCGGTACTGCGTGATGCGACCACCCCCTTTATGCTTGCTGGCGGCTTAAACCCAGACAATATTAGCGATGCCCTCTATCACGGAGCTTTAGGACTTGATTTAAATTCAGGTGTAGAGCAGTCTCCTGGTAAAAAGTGCGCAAAAAAATTAAATCATGCTTTTTCAAGCATCAGAAACTATTGAGGTTAAAATGCAAAATCCAGCTTATTTTGGCGAGTTTGGCGGAATGTTTGTTCCCGAGTTACTCGTACCTGCGCTAAAGCAGTTAGAAAGCGAATTTAACAAAGCGCAAAAAGATCCTGATTTTCAAGCTGAATTTACACAGCTTTTAAACGAGTATGCAGGTCGCCCTACGCCGCTTACGTTAACTCGCAACTTAGTTAAAAACCCTAAAGTTAAGCTTTACTTAAAGCGTGAAGATTTACTCCACGGTGGTGCACACAAAACTAATCAGGTGTTGGGTCAAGCATTACTGACTAAACGCATGGGAAAAAAAGAAGTTATAGCAGAAACCGGTGCAGGCCAACACGGTGTAGCCACCGCACTTGCGTGTGCATTACTTGGCTTAAAATGTCGTATTTACATGGGTGCAAAAGACGTTGAACGCCAACAGCCTAATGTATTTAGAATGAAACTTATGGGCGCTGAAGTTATTTCGGTTACAGCAGGTTCGGGCACATTAAAAGATGCGGTTAACGAAGCTCTGCGTGATTGGTCAGCAAACTATCAAGAGGCACATTACTTACTAGGTACGGCTGCGGGTCCTCATCCTTTTCCAACAATTGTACGTGAGTATCAAAAAATTATTGGCGAGGAAGCTAAACAGCAAATTCTTAAAGCGGAAGGTCGACTACCTGATGCGGTTTTAGCTTGTGTAGGTGGTGGCTCCAATGCCATTGGTATGTTTACTGATTTTATTGACGAGCCGGGTGTTAAATTAATTGGTGTAGAACCAGCAGGTAAAGGCCTTGATACCCACGAGCACGGCGCAACCATCTGCAAAGGCACTAAAGGTATTTTACACGGCACTTATACCTACATTATGCAAAATGACGATGGCCAAATTGAAGAGTCTTACTCTGTATCGGCGGGATTAGATTACCCTGCTGTAGGGCCACAACATGCATTTTTACACGAAACTGGTCGAGCTCAATATGTAGGCATTAGCGATACCGAAGCTCTTGATGCGTTTCAAGCACTGGCAAAACACGAAGGTATTATTCCGGCACTAGAATCAAGTCATGCCATTGCATATGCACTTAAATATGCGGAAGAGTTGCAAGAAGAAAGCATTTTAGTGGTTAATTTAAGTGGCCGTGGCGATAAAGATTTAGCCCACGTACACAAGGTATTATCAGAGGAAGGTCAATTATGAGCCAAGTAAAAACTGACCGTTACGGACAAATGTTTGCAGCACTAAAAGAGCAAAACCAAGGCGCGTTTGTACCATTTGTTACTATTGGCGATCCGGGGAAATCGCAAAGCATTGAAATTATTAAAAGCTTAATCGATGGCGGCGCAGATGGACTAGAGCTAGGTATTCCGTTTTCAGATCCGATTGCCGACGGCCCTGTTATTCAAAAGGCCAATATTCGTGCTTTAGATGAGCACATTAATACACAAGATTGTTTTGATATTATTAAAGAAATACGCCAGTACAATGCCGACATCCCAATTGGTTTATTACTGTATTCAAACTTAATCTTTAAACGTGGCTTAGAAAAGTTTTACACTGATGCAAAAGCAGTAGGCGTTGACTCTATTTTAGTGGCTGATGTGCCATTACACGAGTCTAAAATGTTTAGAAAAGCCGCCATGGCAAACGGTATTGACCCGATATTTATCGCTACGCCGAACGCCAGTGACGATACGTTGCGTGAGTGCGCATCGTACGGTCGCGGTTACACTTACTTACTGTCTCGTGCAGGGGTAACAGGCACCGATACTAAAGCACAAATGCCTGCAACACACGTGGTTTCGCGCTTACAAGAGTACCACAGTGCGCCTGCGTTATTAGGCTTTGGTATTTCAACACCTGATGATGTAAAAGCCGCGCTTAAAGCCGGTGCTGCGGGTGCTATTTCAGGCTCTGCAGTAGTAAAAATCATTGAAGCAAACCTAAATGATTTAAATGCAATGACCACACAATTAAAAACATTTGTAAGTGAGATGAAAGCCGCAACAGCGCTTTAATCAACGGTGTTTTTAATCACTAAAAAAGGGCATGTAACATGCCCTTTTTTATTTAAACTACAAACTTAATGCGCTTGATGCTTACCCTCAAGAATCTCTTCTATAAACTTAGCATTAAACGCGTCTAAATCTGAAGGGCTGCGACTAGTCACTAAGCCTTGATCAACACACACCTCTTGGTCGACCCAGTTAGCACCGGCATTAATTAAATCACTTTTAATACTCGGATATGAAGTGACCTTTTTGTCTCTGAGCTTGTTAATCTCCGCGAGTAACCACGGCGCATGGCAAATAGCGGCAACGGGTTTGTTTTTCTTTGCTCCAAAAAAACCATCTGCAAATGCCTTAGCATCCGAGTCTTGGCGTAAGCTATCGGGATTAAACAAGCCACCAGGCAGTAAAAGCGCATCGTAATCACCGGCATTTGCATTGGCTGCTAATTTATCAACAGCAACTTTTTCACCCCACTTGTCTTCATCCCATGCGGTGATCTGCCCTTCTTTAATAGAAACAACTTCAATATCGGCGCCCGCTTCAAGTAAAGCAGCCTGTGGCGAGAGTAACTCGCTTTGCTCAAATCCATCGGTGGCTAAAATGGCAATTTTCTTACCTTGTAAACGATTACTGTTATGTAAGTTACTCATTAAATACTCCTTATTTCATTCAATACATAACTGTATTTGCATATCACATACCAAATATAACACGCTGAATATAATAAGGTTTTATAAATATGAATAAACAAGTAATGTAAATTATTTACACTGATTGCAGATACTACAGGCAAAAGTAATAAAGCAAAGAGCCTGTAAGCTAAATAGTGGCTTTTGGGGAAGAAGCGAACTTACAGGCACTAAAGTTTTAAATTAAAGGCGCTCTTTTAACGCTTTTGCTGGTTTAAATACGGCTTTATTAGCCCCTTGTATTTCAATCGCTGCACCAGTTTGTGGATTACGACCAGTACGCGCTGGGTAGTAACTAAGTGCAAAAGTACCAAAGCCTGAAATTTGTACCTGATCGCCTTCAGACAGCGACTTTGTAATCACTTTTTGTAAGCTGGTTAACGCAGCTTGTGCGTCTTTTTTTGTTAATTCACTCGCATCCGCAATAGCTGCAACCAATTCTGCTTTATTCATTTTTTGCTCCTAAATACACGCCTAGGCTTAAACCTATTAACGTGGCAATACAATGATGTAAAAATAAAAGCAGGCAGGCTAAGGGTTGCAAGGGGGTAAGTCAACCTTAACCGGAAGCCAAGTGCCTTAGTAAGACTCATTGGGTTTAAATATAATCAGCTTGACTGTTTTATAGTCATAAAGATGACTTAATCGTTTGCTAAGGTGAAATAAAAATCACCGTGAGCAAACGTGAACGCTAATCAATACCGCTGGTTTGAATTTACCTTTATCTTTATCATTCTGCCTTTAATTGGCTTTAATATTCGCCAATATTTATCTAACTGGCTTATTCCAGCACTGATCATCCTCATGAGTGTGTGCTGTATGTTGTTATTAAACGACAGCCACTTTAAACGTTTTAGATTAACTAGCTTGGGGCAGTTTTCTGCTGTGAAGCGCCGCATGTTTAGTTTTTTCTTTATTGGCGCATTATTTTCGGGGGTATTTTACAACTTACTTTACCAAGGACACTGGTTTACTTTACCTCGTGAAAATCTCACCGACTGGCTAATGCTATTAATGCTCTACCCTTTATTGTCGGTGATCCCACAAGAATTAATATTTAGAACCTACTTTTTTCATCGTTATAAGCGCATTATGCCCAGTAAATGGCTACGCATTATTATAAGTGCGAGTGTATTTGCACTGGCACATATTGTTTACGCTAATTGGGTTGCAGTAAGTTTAGCATTTATAGGCGGATTACTATTTGCATATACCTACGCACAAAGCCGCTCAACCTTTGCCTGTGTTCTTGAGCACAGCTTATGGGGCATATGGATGTTTACCCTAGGGATGGGTGACTATTTAGACTCTGGTGCACTGAATTAACAAGCAGCAATAAAAAAGCCGCGACAGGCGCGGCTTATTTAGATTTAGTTTAAATTAAAAACCAAAAATACTGATATCAAAAAACTTCGTTGCAACGGTATTTACAAAAATGATTAATAATATCGCTGGAATAAAGGTTTGCAGTGAAAAGTTAACGTACTTTTCCATAAAGCTATTAGCATAATTAGGAGAGCCTTGTCTTAGCTCTTCGCTTAAGCGAACTTTTTTCCATTTATACATTACAAACAAACACACCATTAAACCATTTAAAGGCAATATTGTGTCGTAAAATACGTCATAAACAACATCAAAAAAGCTCTTATTACCACTACCGTAGCTAGTAAAAGTAGTTAGGCTGTCAATCATACCAAACGACATAATACACAAAATAGTTAATATACCGGTTGATAAAGTGAGTATGCCCAGCGCTTTTTTACGGCTAATGCCTTTACGATCGCTTAGTGTTGCTGTTGGTACTTCAACAATAGATACCAGTGATGTGATAGCAGCAAAAAATACTAATAAGAAGAAAATAAATGCCACGGCTGATGCGCCAAAGTAACCAATATCATTTTGTAGCGCTAATAAAATTTTTGGAAGGTAGACAAAAATCATTGAAACTGACGAGTCAGATAACTTAGCCGGATCGGTATTTGGGTCAAAGCTAAAAATAGCCGGTAACACCATTAAGCCTGCTACAAACGCAACCAGTGAGTCGGTAATAGCGACCATTTTAGCACTGCCTACAATGTCATCTTTTTTCGAGATATAAGATGCATAGGTAATTAAAATACCCATACCTAACGACAATGAGAAAAACGCTTGGCTCAATGCACCGTTAAGCACGCTGGCATTCATTTTACTAAAATCAGGAATAATGTAGTACTTAACACCGGCCATGGCGTTATCAAGAGTGAGTACGTAACCCACCAATATAATAAGCATGACAAATAAA
This genomic window contains:
- the trpCF gene encoding bifunctional indole-3-glycerol-phosphate synthase TrpC/phosphoribosylanthranilate isomerase TrpF, which translates into the protein MANVLDKIIADKKIELIERKAARPLESFKHQAKPTERSFYKALAAPGTQFILECKKASPSKGLIRQPFDLTEITQAYKQYATCMSVLTDEKYFQGSFDYLEFVRSQVEQPLICKDFFIDEYQVYMARLYGGDAILLMLSVLDDQQYKTLHEVADSLNMSVLTEVSNEEEVHRALALNAQIIGINNRDLRDLSTDLATTERLRKLIPENKVVISESGIYTHQDVKRLAPLCNGFLIGSSLMAEADLIQACRRVILGENKVCGLTRNQDAIAAYSNGAVYGGLIFYPKSPRFVDLDCAKEISQSAPLKFVGVFVNAAIPDVAEHAKQLKLSAVQLHGQEDEQYIASLRSELPRNCQIWKAQAIKDVLPQPVAGADRHLYDTHSDSHAGGTGKTFDWSVLRDATTPFMLAGGLNPDNISDALYHGALGLDLNSGVEQSPGKKCAKKLNHAFSSIRNY
- a CDS encoding CPBP family intramembrane glutamic endopeptidase, whose protein sequence is MNANQYRWFEFTFIFIILPLIGFNIRQYLSNWLIPALIILMSVCCMLLLNDSHFKRFRLTSLGQFSAVKRRMFSFFFIGALFSGVFYNLLYQGHWFTLPRENLTDWLMLLMLYPLLSVIPQELIFRTYFFHRYKRIMPSKWLRIIISASVFALAHIVYANWVAVSLAFIGGLLFAYTYAQSRSTFACVLEHSLWGIWMFTLGMGDYLDSGALN
- a CDS encoding sodium-dependent transporter; this translates as MSENREHFSSRLGFILAAAGSAVGIGNLVGFPVSATKNGGGAFLLVYALFVAFICLPVMMAEMAMGRHAQKDPLGAYKKLANNDKKWKFAGFLAVLTPFMIAVFYMVITVWIFGYLSQTALGNLDMLANPGHFGEFINSYTVFGYMALVVVIVNLILVGGVKDGIEKAAKFLMPALFVMLIILVGYVLTLDNAMAGVKYYIIPDFSKMNASVLNGALSQAFFSLSLGMGILITYASYISKKDDIVGSAKMVAITDSLVAFVAGLMVLPAIFSFDPNTDPAKLSDSSVSMIFVYLPKILLALQNDIGYFGASAVAFIFFLLVFFAAITSLVSIVEVPTATLSDRKGISRKKALGILTLSTGILTILCIMSFGMIDSLTTFTSYGSGNKSFFDVVYDVFYDTILPLNGLMVCLFVMYKWKKVRLSEELRQGSPNYANSFMEKYVNFSLQTFIPAILLIIFVNTVATKFFDISIFGF
- the trpB gene encoding tryptophan synthase subunit beta, which encodes MQNPAYFGEFGGMFVPELLVPALKQLESEFNKAQKDPDFQAEFTQLLNEYAGRPTPLTLTRNLVKNPKVKLYLKREDLLHGGAHKTNQVLGQALLTKRMGKKEVIAETGAGQHGVATALACALLGLKCRIYMGAKDVERQQPNVFRMKLMGAEVISVTAGSGTLKDAVNEALRDWSANYQEAHYLLGTAAGPHPFPTIVREYQKIIGEEAKQQILKAEGRLPDAVLACVGGGSNAIGMFTDFIDEPGVKLIGVEPAGKGLDTHEHGATICKGTKGILHGTYTYIMQNDDGQIEESYSVSAGLDYPAVGPQHAFLHETGRAQYVGISDTEALDAFQALAKHEGIIPALESSHAIAYALKYAEELQEESILVVNLSGRGDKDLAHVHKVLSEEGQL
- a CDS encoding HU family DNA-binding protein; translated protein: MNKAELVAAIADASELTKKDAQAALTSLQKVITKSLSEGDQVQISGFGTFALSYYPARTGRNPQTGAAIEIQGANKAVFKPAKALKERL
- the trpA gene encoding tryptophan synthase subunit alpha, which produces MSQVKTDRYGQMFAALKEQNQGAFVPFVTIGDPGKSQSIEIIKSLIDGGADGLELGIPFSDPIADGPVIQKANIRALDEHINTQDCFDIIKEIRQYNADIPIGLLLYSNLIFKRGLEKFYTDAKAVGVDSILVADVPLHESKMFRKAAMANGIDPIFIATPNASDDTLRECASYGRGYTYLLSRAGVTGTDTKAQMPATHVVSRLQEYHSAPALLGFGISTPDDVKAALKAGAAGAISGSAVVKIIEANLNDLNAMTTQLKTFVSEMKAATAL
- a CDS encoding type 1 glutamine amidotransferase domain-containing protein, which gives rise to MSNLHNSNRLQGKKIAILATDGFEQSELLSPQAALLEAGADIEVVSIKEGQITAWDEDKWGEKVAVDKLAANANAGDYDALLLPGGLFNPDSLRQDSDAKAFADGFFGAKKNKPVAAICHAPWLLAEINKLRDKKVTSYPSIKSDLINAGANWVDQEVCVDQGLVTSRSPSDLDAFNAKFIEEILEGKHQAH